TCCAGTTCATCTTTTAATTTTGGGACTTTTAAGACTTTATTTTAAAATATAGATTTTATTTAAATTTATAATTAAAGATAAAAAACGCTTTTATCTTAAAATTGATTGAGAGTTTTTTTTGTGTTATAATATTTTAAAAGATTTTGTTTTAAAAAATTTTTTTAAATTGTAATTTGACAGAAACTTTTTTAAATAAATAAAAAAAATTTTTATATATAATATAAACTGAAAGGAATTTTAAAAGATGAAAAATTATGATGTAATTGTAGTTGGTGCTGGACACGCTGGTGTGGAAGCTGCTTTAGCTTCTGCCAGAATGGGTCTAAATACTGCAATTTTTACAATAACTTTAGATAATATCGGCGTTATGTCGTGTAACCCTTCCATTGGCGGACCTGCAAAAAGCCATTTGGCAAAAGAAGTTGATGCACTTGGTGGAGAAATGGGACGAAATATGGACAAGAGCTTTATTCAAATGAGAATTTTAAACACAAAAAAAGGTCCAGCTGTGAGATCTCTTCGTTCCCAAGCTGACAGAAAAATTTATGCATTAGAAATGAAAAAAACTGTCGAAAAACAGGAGAATCTTGATACAATTCAGGATATCGTGACAGAGCTTGTGACAGAAAATGGCGAAATCAGAGGAATTAAGACAAAAACTGGAATGGAATTTTGTGCAAAAGCTGTTGTACTTGCAACAGGAACTTTTCTTCGTGGACTTTTATACATTGGAGAAAAAAGAGTTAAAGGTGGAAGAATGGGAGAACTTTCAGCTGATGACCTGACTTCGTCGCTAAAAAATTTAGGATTTAAAATGGGAAGATTTAAGACAGGAACACCACCTAGACTTGATATTCGAACCCTTGACTTAGAAAAGCTAGAAAAACAGCCTGGAGAAACTGAAGTTCCACTAAAATTTTCAATGAGAACTTCTATTGAAGAAGCTCAGAGTCGACCACAGTTATCATGCTTTCTGACTAGAACAAATTTGGCAACACATAAAATTATAACAGAAAACCTTCATAGAGCGCCAATGTATAACGGAAGTATCAGCAGCACAGGACCTCGTTATTGTCCATCAATCGAAGACAAAGTCGTAAAATTTAGCGACAAGGACAGCCATCATTTATTCTTAGAGCCAGAAGGATTTCACACAACAGAAGTTTACATAAGTGGACTTTCCACAAGCTATCCAGCTGAATTGCAGCAAAAAATTGTAAACTCAATTGAAGGTCTTGAAAATGCTCATATTATGCGGTATGGTTACGCTGTTGAATACGACATTGTAAATCCAAGCGAACTTGACTATTCGCTTGAAACAAAAAGAATAAAAGGTCTATTTTTGGCAGGTCAATTAAACGGTACAAGTGGTTACGAAGAAGCTGCAGCTCAGGGAATTATTGCAGGAATAAATGCCGCTCTTAAAGTACAAGGAAAAGAACCTCTAATTTTAGACAGAGAAAGTTCTTATATTGGTACAATGATTGATGACTTAATCAATAAAGAATTATTTGAGCCTTACAGAATGTTTACCGCAAGATCGGAATATAGACTTATTTTAAGAGAAGATAACGCAGATATCAGACTTTCTGAAAAAGGTTACAAAGTTGGACTGCTTCCGAAAAAATATTACGACAAAGTTTTGAAAAAAATAGAAAATGTTAAAAATACTATTACAAAATTGGAAGAAACAAAACTTGGAACTAGCAACAAAAAGTTGGTAGAAGTTCTTGAAAAATACGGAGAATCGCTAAAAAGTGGAACAACTTTAAAAGAAATTTTGCGTCGACCAAAAGTTACTTATGAAGATATAAAATACATTGTACAAGATATTGAAAATGGTCCCAAACTCGATTTTGACGCTGAAACTGAATATCAAATTGAAGTACAAGTAAAATATGAAGGATATATCGCAAGAGCGCTAAGTGTCATGGAGCGTGAAAAAAAACTTGATACAAAATTAATTCCAAAAGATTTTGACTACGATGCAATGAAAGGGATAACACGAGAAGCTAAACAAAGATTGAAGGAAAAAAGACCATACAATGTGGGACAAGCGACAAGAGTTGCAGGTGTAACTCCAGCTGATATTTCGGTACTTATAATGTATTTGGATGGAATTTTGAAATAAAAATTTGAATAAAAAAAGAAAATAAACAAATAAATATAATAATGAATAATTTTAAAAAAAGAAAAGAGAAAAATAAATTTATGGAAAATATAAAAGACTATTTTGAAAATTTACTTTTAAAAGCAGAAATTTCACTTGAAAAAGAAAAGTTAGAAAAAATGTTGGATTTTTTGGAACTACTTTATGAAAAAAATAAAGTGATGAATTTAACTGCGATTCGTGAAAAAAATGGAATGCTGGAAAAACATTTTATTGACTCGCTTTTGCTTACAAAAGTTATAAAAGGTGAGGAAAAATCCTTTATTGATGTCGGTACAGGTGCAGGATTTCCAGGACTTGTCCTTGCAATTTTTTATCCTGAAAAAAATTTTTTATTGGTTGATTCTGTGAGAAAAAAAATTAATTTTATCGACGAAGTTGTTGAAAAGTTAAATTTAAAAAATGTTCAGACAAGTTTTGAACGAGCTGAAGAATTGATAAAAGGAAAAAGGGAAACTTTTGACTGTGCACTTTGCAGAGGAGTTGCAAATTTAAGAATTATTTTAGAATATATGATACCTTTTATCAAAGTAAACGGAAGA
This genomic stretch from Leptotrichia sp. oral taxon 218 harbors:
- the mnmG gene encoding tRNA uridine-5-carboxymethylaminomethyl(34) synthesis enzyme MnmG, whose product is MKNYDVIVVGAGHAGVEAALASARMGLNTAIFTITLDNIGVMSCNPSIGGPAKSHLAKEVDALGGEMGRNMDKSFIQMRILNTKKGPAVRSLRSQADRKIYALEMKKTVEKQENLDTIQDIVTELVTENGEIRGIKTKTGMEFCAKAVVLATGTFLRGLLYIGEKRVKGGRMGELSADDLTSSLKNLGFKMGRFKTGTPPRLDIRTLDLEKLEKQPGETEVPLKFSMRTSIEEAQSRPQLSCFLTRTNLATHKIITENLHRAPMYNGSISSTGPRYCPSIEDKVVKFSDKDSHHLFLEPEGFHTTEVYISGLSTSYPAELQQKIVNSIEGLENAHIMRYGYAVEYDIVNPSELDYSLETKRIKGLFLAGQLNGTSGYEEAAAQGIIAGINAALKVQGKEPLILDRESSYIGTMIDDLINKELFEPYRMFTARSEYRLILREDNADIRLSEKGYKVGLLPKKYYDKVLKKIENVKNTITKLEETKLGTSNKKLVEVLEKYGESLKSGTTLKEILRRPKVTYEDIKYIVQDIENGPKLDFDAETEYQIEVQVKYEGYIARALSVMEREKKLDTKLIPKDFDYDAMKGITREAKQRLKEKRPYNVGQATRVAGVTPADISVLIMYLDGILK
- the rsmG gene encoding 16S rRNA (guanine(527)-N(7))-methyltransferase RsmG gives rise to the protein MKDYFENLLLKAEISLEKEKLEKMLDFLELLYEKNKVMNLTAIREKNGMLEKHFIDSLLLTKVIKGEEKSFIDVGTGAGFPGLVLAIFYPEKNFLLVDSVRKKINFIDEVVEKLNLKNVQTSFERAEELIKGKRETFDCALCRGVANLRIILEYMIPFIKVNGRFLPQKLNLNEIDESKNALSKLNSKIENIHKFNLPESGDKRIILEIKKNKKTDEKYPRKTGIPAKKPL